From the Priestia filamentosa genome, the window TTATCAGTCTTTTTTCATCTGTTCCAAATGCCAAGGTTATTCTAGAACGGGTAACTTGCAATAGACGTGGGTCTGACAGTGACTGGGATGTGGCTGTTCGTTGGAGAATTCAAGGGATGCACGAGGGATCAGGTTACTTTGGTAATCCTAGTGGTAAAGCTATTGATATTGCTGGAATTAGCCACTATAAAATTATTAACGAAAAAATCTCAGAAGAATGGTTATTATTTGATGGGATGGAAGTATTACGACAAATACACTTACCTGATGAAAACGGTCTAGAACAAGGTGATGAATCTTTAATTGATGACGGGAATTTTACTGGCGTTTCATAAATGGGCAGATGAATGGGTTTGCTAATTGTCGACTATTTATTAAGACTTTTAGGGGGAAATAAGATGGAGTATATAAAGAAAGCAGAAGGATATGAACAAACTACTTCAAATGAAGTAGAACAAACGGTAAAGTCCATTATTGCAACTGTAAAATCAGACGGCGACGTTGCTGTACAGGAATATGAAAAAAAGTTCGGTAACTCTAATCGTCCGGTTCGAGTTAGTGAAGAAGAAATTGAAGCTTCTATAAGCACACTACCTAAAGAAGTAAAAGTACTAATTGATCGCGTCGTAGAACGAGTATCTGAATTTGCTAAAGCCCAGTTGAATTGTTTGACTCCATTTGAAAAGGACTTTGGTGAGGGTATCAAAATGGGTCACCGAATCGTCCCAATTGAAAAAATTGGAGCTTATGTACCAGGAGGGAGATTTCCCTTATTATCATCAGGACCTATGGTCGTTGCCCCAGCAAAGGTAGCTGGAGCAAAACAAATTGTTGCTTGTAGCCCGGCAAATTATGAGGGTGGCATTCATCCAGCAGTATTATATGGCTTAGTTCGATCGGGTGCTACAGATATTTTTGCAATTGGGGGAGCTCAAGCAATTGCTGCCATGGCATACGGGACTGAGTCTATTCCTGAAGTAGATGTTATTGCGGGACCAGGAAATAGGTTCGTAGCAGAAGCAAAACGTCAAGTGTTTGGAAAAGTGGGTATTGATCTCATCGCTGGACCTAGCGAAGTGATGGTTTTTGCTGACGATTCGGCATCACCAAAGAAGATTGCTGCTGATTTACTTGCTCAAGCAGAACACGATCCATATGCGCGTGCAGTTCTTGTGACAACTTCCCAAACTATTGCTGAGACCACTCTACAAGAGGTGGAAAACTTTTTAGTATCCTTCTCACCTTCCTCTCCTGCACACGAGTCATGGAAAACAAGAGGAGAAGTTATTTACGCATCTACGTTACAAGAAGGACTGGATATTTGTAATGATTATGCTATTGAACACCTTCATTTACATATCCAAAATAGCCGTAATTTGATGGATAAGCTATACAATTACGGATCGTTGTTTCTCGATGAGGGCAGCTCCGTTGTTTTCTCTGATAAGGTTTCTGGAACAAATCATACGCTCCCAACTCAAAAAGCAGCAAGATATACGGGAGGATTATGGGTGGGAAGTTATGTGAAGGTTTTGACCCACCAGGAGATTACAGGTGAAGGAATTCAATTTCTAGCATCCCATGCGGAAGATCAATCTGGAATTGAAGGATTAGAAGGCCATAAATTATCCGCGACAGTTAGAATAAAATAAAAATGCAAATTTGGTTTCTTTTATTATCAGTCTTTGTTTATGGGAGAATTAATTCACATAAAAGAAGAGTATCACCTCAGTTAGTTTTTATATGAAAAGCAGGTTAAATGCCTTTTATATAGAAAAATTGGGAATCTCTTAATCTACTTGTCATTAATCTATCAGATGAAGAATTTAAAAGCACAATTAGTAATAATGCTCAAGGAATGCTTGTTATTTATCTTATTCATAATATTGAAATCTATTGTAGCGATTACGACTTCAAAGCGCAGGTTTTATAAACTAATATAAATTAGGGGATTATCCTTGAAAAAATATCAGATTATAATACCTGCCTTCTAGACTTTTTCGTTTATAAGAAAATAATATATCTCACAATATATAGGTATTGATGTAAAAGAGAAACTGCAACACATACATGAAGTAACGGAAAATCTTAGAATGTCAGATGGAGGGTTCGTAAATTTTACGAGTATCAGCTCCTCTGATAACTTGATGAACGTATTGTTGAAAGGGTTTTCATTAAGTGAATGTCCATATCGTCATCCTTCTGCCTATTAAGGACAAAAGGGTGGGGAATGAAAGGGTGAGGTATGTGAGCCAAACTAATAAAATTACTAACAAAAAAGAGGTTATTTTATTCTTTATTATTAGCTTGTTGTTCTTTGTTACTATTACGGCATTCGATCCATTTATCTCCTCCTATGCTAAAGATCTCGGTTTTGATTCAGTTGTAATTGGTAGTATTATTGGAATTTCAGGAATTGTTGCCCTTTTTACCCGACTTCCACTGGGAGTATTTTCAGATATGTTGCATAAACGAAGGTTATTTATTCAATTCGGATTGCTTATCACTATTGTCATGTGGACGCTAGCCTTTTTAATACCTAATGCAACAACCCTATATCTCGGGAAAATTTCAGACGGGTTAACGGGTTCTACATGGGTTATTTACAATGTTATGTTCGCTTCCTATTTTGGTATAAGGGAAGCTGCAAAAGCTGTAGCAATCTTAGGCGTTGCGTCGCCACTTGGCTCAATACTTGGAACAACAATTGGTGGAATAGTGGCCAATAGTTATGGTTATCGGTATAGCTTTTTAGTAGCTGTTATCGCTGCTATTCTTGCGTTTGTTTTAACATTTTTTACAAAAGATCTAAGTGTTAAAAGTATTAAAGTGAAATACGATAAGAAAATACTTGTGGAACAAATTACAGACAAGAAAATATGGGTCATTTCTATTTTAGCAACAATTGCATTGATGGTTACAATTGGGACAAGAGATACGTTTACTCCTTTAGTTGCAAATGATTTAGGTGCAAATCCCCTAATGATTGGTATGTTAGCAAATACGCACCTCATTATATATGGTTTAGCTGCAGCATTATGTGGAGGCTTTTTTTATAAGAAGCTCGGTTTGGTGAATACAGCGATCTTGGGGGCAATTTTACAAGGGATTATTATTATCTTTATCCCTTATGCTAAAAGTTTAACGGTGCTTTTTCTCTTACAAGCCGTTCAAGGTTTTGGATATGGTTTAATATTTACAGTGGTCACTTCCTGGGCTGTTGAAAATATACCTGAAATTAAACAATCCACCAGAATGGGGTTGTTTCAAAGCTTATATTCTGCTGGAATGTTTTTGGGGCCAGTTCTTATTGGAATCTTAATTGAAATGTTTTCGAGATCCACAGGATTCCTAATCATGGGAGCCTTGTCAATTGTATCTACAATTTTTATTAAAACCTCTATTAAATCTACAAAAGAGAATATTTCTAATGAACAAAGTTCTAGTGTAAAAACTACTTTTTAGAGACATAAAGTTTCAATTTCTTTTAAGTCACTGACTTATGAAATTAATCCAAAAAATGCACATGATTAAAAGAGGACAGACTTGAAAGTCTGTCCGAAATCAAAAAGAATTTACCTATCAACTGTTTGGGCTAATTTTATAAGAACAAGAATTAATGGTGATATATTCCTTAATTATATTTTCTTAAGATATTTGCATCAGAACCCTTAGAAGAAGGATAATTATGTAGCTTCTTTTAAGAGGAACTAATGATAATAAAAATTATCAATTACAATACACATGTAACCGAACTTAATTTTCGGAATAGAAAGAAAATTAAGTTCTGAGTAAATTATTACTCCTTAATGTTGAAAAGATCGTTGATAGTATAAAGTTTATATCTTATGACTATTAAAGAGGTGGACTAGTGAGCAATGTGCAATTTAGATTAAATATAGTATTGTTTTTTATAATGACTGTACTTTTCTTTATCAGCATTTCAGCCTTTGATCCATTTATCTCTTCATATGCCAGAGACTTAGGAATCTCTCCCTTAGTAATAGGAAACATTATGGGGGTCACTGGACTAGCCTCTATGTTTATTAGGTTTCCGGTTGGTATATTCTCTGACCTTCTAAATAAAAGAATGCTATTTATTCAAATAGGTCTTTTAGTTACAGTTGTTGGTTGGATCATTGCTTTTATTAATCCAAATGCTACTACTTTGTATTTAGCTAAATTTCTAGATGGGATTACAGGAGCTACATGGGTTCTTTATACTGTAATGTTTGCCTCTTATTTCAGTATTAATAATTCCGCCAAGGCTGTAGCCTTTTTAGCTTTGGCTGATTACGTTGGGGCCTTAATGGGTTCTCTTA encodes:
- the hisD gene encoding histidinol dehydrogenase; this encodes MEYIKKAEGYEQTTSNEVEQTVKSIIATVKSDGDVAVQEYEKKFGNSNRPVRVSEEEIEASISTLPKEVKVLIDRVVERVSEFAKAQLNCLTPFEKDFGEGIKMGHRIVPIEKIGAYVPGGRFPLLSSGPMVVAPAKVAGAKQIVACSPANYEGGIHPAVLYGLVRSGATDIFAIGGAQAIAAMAYGTESIPEVDVIAGPGNRFVAEAKRQVFGKVGIDLIAGPSEVMVFADDSASPKKIAADLLAQAEHDPYARAVLVTTSQTIAETTLQEVENFLVSFSPSSPAHESWKTRGEVIYASTLQEGLDICNDYAIEHLHLHIQNSRNLMDKLYNYGSLFLDEGSSVVFSDKVSGTNHTLPTQKAARYTGGLWVGSYVKVLTHQEITGEGIQFLASHAEDQSGIEGLEGHKLSATVRIK
- a CDS encoding MFS transporter; amino-acid sequence: MSQTNKITNKKEVILFFIISLLFFVTITAFDPFISSYAKDLGFDSVVIGSIIGISGIVALFTRLPLGVFSDMLHKRRLFIQFGLLITIVMWTLAFLIPNATTLYLGKISDGLTGSTWVIYNVMFASYFGIREAAKAVAILGVASPLGSILGTTIGGIVANSYGYRYSFLVAVIAAILAFVLTFFTKDLSVKSIKVKYDKKILVEQITDKKIWVISILATIALMVTIGTRDTFTPLVANDLGANPLMIGMLANTHLIIYGLAAALCGGFFYKKLGLVNTAILGAILQGIIIIFIPYAKSLTVLFLLQAVQGFGYGLIFTVVTSWAVENIPEIKQSTRMGLFQSLYSAGMFLGPVLIGILIEMFSRSTGFLIMGALSIVSTIFIKTSIKSTKENISNEQSSSVKTTF